Proteins from one Pithys albifrons albifrons isolate INPA30051 chromosome 2, PitAlb_v1, whole genome shotgun sequence genomic window:
- the DDX1 gene encoding ATP-dependent RNA helicase DDX1, translated as MAAFSEMGVMPEIAQAVEEMDWLLPTDIQAESIPLILGGGDVLMAAETGSGKTGAFSIPVIQIVYETLKDQMEGKKGKATIKTGGGVLNKWQMNPYDRGSAFAIGSDGLCCQSREIKEWHGCRATRGVTKGKYYYEVSCHDQGLCRVGWSTMQASLDLGTDKFGFGFGGTGKKSHNKQFDSYGEEFTMHDTIGCYLDIDKGQIKFSKNGKDLGLAFEIPPHIRNQALFAACVLKNAELKFNFGEEDFKFPPKDGYIGLCKAPDGSVVKSQHSGSAQVVQTQNLPNAPKALIVEPSRELAEQTLNNVKQFKKYVDNPKLRELLIIGGVAARDQLSVLEQGVDIVVGTPGRLDDLVSTGKINLSQVRFLVLDEADGLLLQGYSDFINRIHSQIPQITSDGKRLQVIVCSATLHSFDVKKLSEKIMHFPTWVDLKGEDSVPETVHHVVVPVNPKADKLWERLGKNHIRTDEVHAKDNTRPGANTPEMWSEAIKILKGEYTVRAIKEHKMDQAIIFCRTKIDCDNMEQYFIQQGGGPDRKGHQFSCVCLHGDRKPQERKQNLERFKRGDVRFLICTDVAARGIDIHGVPYVINVTLPDEKQNYVHRIGRVGRAERMGLAISLVAKEKEKVWYHVCSSRGKGCYNTRLKEEGGCTIWYNEMQLLGEIEEHLNCTIAQIEPDIKVPVDDFDGKVTYGQKRALGGGLYKGHVDILAPTVQELAALEKEAQTSFLHLGYLPNQLFRTF; from the exons AAATGGGTGTTATGCCTGAGATAGCTCAAGCAGTGGAGGAGATGGACTGGCT TCTTCCTACAGACATCCAAGCAGAATCCATCCCACTGATCCTGGGAGGCGGTGATGTACTTATG GCTGCTGAAACTGGGAGTGGAAAAACTGGT gCTTTTAGCATTCCAGTTATCCAGATTGTTTATGAAACACTGAAGGACCAAATGGAaggcaagaaaggaaaagccaCTATTAAAACTGGAGGGGGAG TGCTCAATAAATGGCAAATGAACCCGTATGATAGAGGATCAGCTTTTG CAATTGGATCAGATGGTTTGTGTTGTCAAAGCAGAGAGATTAAAGAATGGCATGGATGCAGAGCAACTAGAGGCGTGACTAAAG ggaaATACTACTATGAAGTTTCCTGTCATGACCAAGGCTTGTGCAGAGTTGGTTGGTCAACTATGCAGGCTTCATTAGATTTGG gcACTGATAAATTTGGCTTTGGCTTTGGTGGCACTGGTAAGAAATCTCACAACAAGCAATTCGACAGCTATGGTGAG gaattcaCTATGCATGATACAATTGGATGTTATCTAGACATAGATAAAGGACAAATAAAATTTTCCAAAAATG GGAAGGACCTTGGCCTTGCATTTGAAATCCCTCCACACATAAGGAACCAAGCACTTTTTGCAGCTTGTGTACTGAAG AATGCTGAATTGAAATTCAATTTTGGTGAAGAAGATTTCAAGTTTCCACCAAAAGATGGCTATATTGGCCTTTGCAAGGCTCCTGATGGTAGTGTTGTAAAATCACAGCATTCAG GAAGTGCACAAGTGGTTCAAACACAGAACCTTCCAAATGCTCCAAAAGCACTGATTGTAGAACCATCAAGAGAGCTGGCAGAACAAACTTTAAACAATGTGAAGCAGTTCAAAAAATATGTTGATAATCCCAAATTAAG gGAACTGCTAATTATTGGTGGTGTTGCTGCAAGAGATCAACTCTCTGTATTGGAACAAGGA GTGGATATTGTCGTCGGAACTCCTGGACGGCTGGATGACCTGGTCTCAACGGGGAAGATTAATTTATCTCAAGTTAGATTCCTGGTTCTGGATGAAGCT GATGGCCTTCTCCTCCAGGGATACTCAGATTTCATAAACAGGATCCACAGTCAGATTCCTCAGATAACTTCAGATGGAAAGAGACTTCAG GTGATTGTGTGCTCTGCAACACTCCATTCTTTTGATGTGAAGAAACTATCTGAAAAGATCATGCATTTTCCCACCTGGGTTGATTTGAAAGGAGAAGATTCAGTCCCTGAAACTGTACATCATGTAGTTGTGCCTGTGAATCCAAAAGCTGATAAACTCTGGGAAAGGCTTGGCAAGAATCATATCAGA ACTGATGAAGTACATGCAAAAGACAATACACGACCTGGTGCTAACACTCCAG aaatgtGGTCTGAAGCTATTAAAATTCTAAAAGGAGAATACACTGTTCGGGCAATCAAAGAGCACAAGATGGACCAAGCCATTATTTTCTGCAGGACTAAAATTGACTGTGATAACATGGAGCAGTACTTCATCCAACAGGGCGGAG GCCCTGATAGGAAGGGGCATCAATTCTCATGTGTCTGCCTGCATGGTGACAGAAAACctcaagaaagaaagcaaaacctggAAAGATTTAAG AGAGGAGATGTCCGTTTCTTGATCTGCACAGATGTTGCTGCAAGAGGAATCGATATTCATGGTGTTCCATATG TTATCAACGTGACACTTCCTGATGAAAAACAGAACTATGTTCATCGAATTGGGAGAGTAGGCAGAGCTGAGAG GATGGGTTTGGCAATCTCCCTtgtggcaaaagaaaaagaaaag GTTTGGTATCACGTATGCAGTAGTCGTGGAAAAGGGTGTTACAATACTAGACTGAAGGAAGAAGGAGGTTGTACCATATGGTACAATGAGATGCAG ttgCTGGGGGAGATTGAAGAACACTTAAACTGTACTATTGCCCAAATTGAACCAGACATAAAAGTACCAGTGGATGATTTTGATGGGAAAGTTACATATGGGCAGAAAAGAGCTCTGGGTG GTGGACTTTATAAAGGTCATGTGGATATTCTGGCACCTACAGTACAAGAGTTGGCTGCCCttgaaaaggaggctcagacaTCTTTCTTGCATCTTGGCTATCTTCCTAACCAGCTGTTCAGAACATTCTGA